In Opitutus sp., one genomic interval encodes:
- the leuA gene encoding 2-isopropylmalate synthase — MQSAPISKYRPFPSVDLPNRQWPSRVLDRAPVWCSVDLRDGNQSLAQPMSVEEKIEFFDLLVKIGFKEIEVGFPSASQIEFDFCRRLIEENHIPADVSIQLLCQCREELITRSLEAVRGAKSVIFHLYNSTSPKQREYVFGATKADIVAIAAKGIALLKQHGQALIDEGTRLRLEYSPESFTSTELEFALEICEAVTDVWQPTLDNKIILNLPATVEYAGPNVHADQIEWMCRHLTRRELTQISLHTHNDRGTGVAATELALLAGADRVEGTLFGNGERTGNLDVVTVALNLYTHGIDPKLDFGDINAVREVYERCTRMEVHPRHPYAGELVFTAFSGSHQDAIKKSWPHQKADRPWDVLYIPIDPADIGRSYKAIIRINSQSGKGGVAYVLENDFGYQLPKLMHKEIGRIINDLADSRGAELAAQDIHDVFVREYIDRAAPVELRQFRTIERTSTVTCQSDLLVHGKVQSVTGAGNGPIDAFVQSLRAAELPKFELLSYAEHSLGSGAEARAVSYIQIKTERGATFFGAGIDTNIELASIKAVVSALNRALAKG; from the coding sequence ATGCAATCCGCTCCTATCTCGAAATACCGCCCTTTCCCCTCCGTCGATTTGCCTAACCGCCAGTGGCCCAGCCGCGTCCTCGACCGCGCGCCCGTGTGGTGCAGCGTCGACTTGCGCGATGGCAACCAGTCCCTCGCCCAGCCCATGAGCGTGGAGGAGAAAATCGAGTTTTTCGACCTGCTCGTTAAGATCGGGTTTAAGGAAATCGAGGTCGGCTTCCCCTCCGCCTCGCAAATCGAATTCGATTTCTGCCGCCGCCTGATCGAGGAGAATCACATTCCGGCCGACGTCTCCATCCAGCTGCTGTGCCAATGCCGCGAGGAGCTCATCACCCGTTCGCTCGAGGCGGTGCGCGGGGCCAAGAGCGTGATTTTCCACCTCTATAACTCCACTTCGCCCAAGCAGCGCGAGTACGTCTTCGGCGCGACCAAGGCCGACATCGTGGCCATCGCGGCCAAGGGCATCGCCTTGCTCAAGCAGCACGGCCAGGCGCTCATCGACGAGGGTACGCGCCTGCGCTTGGAGTATTCGCCGGAGAGCTTTACCAGCACCGAGCTGGAGTTCGCCTTGGAGATTTGCGAGGCCGTGACCGACGTCTGGCAGCCGACGCTGGACAACAAGATCATTCTCAACCTGCCGGCCACCGTGGAATACGCCGGGCCCAATGTGCACGCCGACCAGATCGAGTGGATGTGCCGCCACCTCACGCGTCGTGAGCTCACGCAGATTTCGCTGCACACGCACAACGACCGCGGCACCGGTGTGGCCGCGACCGAGTTGGCGCTGTTGGCCGGCGCCGACCGGGTCGAGGGCACCTTGTTCGGCAACGGCGAACGCACGGGCAACCTCGACGTCGTCACCGTGGCGTTGAACCTCTACACGCATGGCATCGACCCGAAGCTGGACTTCGGCGACATCAACGCGGTGCGCGAGGTCTATGAGCGTTGCACGCGCATGGAGGTGCATCCGCGCCACCCCTACGCCGGCGAGTTGGTGTTCACCGCGTTCAGCGGCTCGCACCAAGACGCCATCAAAAAATCTTGGCCGCACCAAAAGGCCGATCGCCCGTGGGACGTGCTCTACATCCCGATCGATCCGGCTGACATCGGGCGCAGCTACAAGGCGATTATCCGCATCAATTCCCAGTCGGGCAAAGGCGGCGTCGCCTATGTTCTTGAAAACGATTTTGGCTACCAGTTGCCCAAGCTCATGCACAAGGAAATCGGCCGCATCATCAACGACCTGGCCGACTCGCGCGGGGCTGAGTTGGCGGCGCAGGACATCCACGACGTATTTGTGCGCGAATACATTGATCGCGCCGCGCCCGTCGAGTTGCGCCAGTTCCGCACCATCGAGCGCACCAGCACCGTCACCTGCCAGTCGGACCTGCTCGTGCACGGTAAGGTGCAAAGCGTGACCGGTGCCGGCAACGGCCCGATCGACGCCTTCGTGCAGTCGCTACGGGCTGCTGAATTGCCCAAATTCGAGTTGCTGAGTTACGCGGAGCACTCCCTCGGCAGCGGCGCGGAGGCGCGCGCGGTGAGTTACATCCAGATCAAGACGGAGCGCGGGGCTACGTTCTTTGGTGCGGGCATCGACACCAACATCGAGCTGGCCTCGATCAAGGCGGTGGTCAGTGCGCTTAACCGCGCGCTGGCCAAGGGGTAG
- a CDS encoding RNA polymerase sigma factor, producing the protein MPPDDETFDLCGCLERVRAADQRAARELVEHLHPMVIRIVRARLPRRVAEEDLTQEIFLKMFTRIAQYQGNVPFTHWVSRIAVTTCIDNLRAQQRRPEFRWADLSENEADVLDAVLTSENEVGAGDALAAHELVHKLLDQLKPDDRVVLQLLDLEQKTLAEVGELTGWNITLIKVRAFRARRKLQKLFTELKTKERA; encoded by the coding sequence ATGCCCCCTGACGACGAGACCTTCGACCTCTGCGGATGTCTGGAGCGTGTCCGGGCGGCCGACCAGCGGGCGGCCCGGGAACTCGTCGAACACCTTCACCCGATGGTCATCCGCATCGTTCGTGCGCGCCTGCCTCGGCGCGTGGCCGAAGAAGACCTCACCCAGGAGATTTTCCTGAAAATGTTCACCCGCATCGCACAGTATCAGGGCAACGTGCCGTTCACCCACTGGGTTTCGCGCATCGCGGTCACGACCTGCATCGACAACCTGCGCGCCCAGCAACGCCGCCCCGAATTCCGCTGGGCCGACCTCTCCGAAAACGAGGCCGACGTACTCGACGCCGTGCTCACCAGCGAAAACGAAGTCGGCGCGGGCGACGCGCTCGCCGCACACGAACTGGTGCATAAATTACTCGACCAGCTAAAGCCCGACGACCGCGTCGTTTTGCAACTGCTCGACCTGGAGCAAAAAACCCTGGCCGAAGTCGGAGAACTCACCGGCTGGAACATCACTCTCATCAAAGTCCGCGCCTTTCGGGCGCGGCGGAAACTACAGAAGCTTTTCACCGAGCTAAAAACCAAGGAACGCGCATGA
- a CDS encoding MarC family protein: MSLLEYALLAFGSLFAIVDPLAVVPAFVTMTARDSRAEQIRMARLACAVAGIVLTLFVLTGPWIFKLLGVTLPAFQIAGSILLFCIAFDMLHARPTGARETLEEVQAGVAKDDIAITPLGVPMLAGPGAISAVLILRAQAQGISQHLALLGAIGLVCVTGYFILRFAVLGTQWLSPLVLKLTARLMGLLLAAVAVQFALNALRQLGVPLQF; encoded by the coding sequence ATGAGCCTCCTGGAATACGCACTCCTGGCCTTCGGTTCGCTTTTTGCGATCGTCGACCCGCTCGCGGTGGTGCCGGCGTTTGTGACCATGACGGCGCGGGATTCGCGTGCTGAACAAATTCGTATGGCGCGGCTGGCCTGTGCCGTGGCGGGGATCGTGCTCACGCTGTTTGTTTTGACCGGCCCGTGGATTTTTAAGCTGTTGGGCGTGACCCTGCCGGCGTTCCAGATCGCGGGTAGTATCCTCTTGTTTTGCATCGCCTTCGACATGCTTCACGCCCGACCCACCGGGGCGCGGGAGACGCTGGAAGAGGTGCAGGCCGGTGTGGCCAAGGACGACATTGCCATCACCCCGCTTGGGGTACCGATGCTGGCCGGCCCCGGGGCGATCTCGGCGGTGCTGATTCTGCGCGCTCAGGCCCAGGGAATTTCCCAGCATTTGGCGCTGTTGGGGGCCATCGGGCTGGTGTGTGTGACGGGCTATTTTATCCTGCGCTTCGCCGTGCTGGGGACGCAGTGGTTAAGCCCCTTGGTGTTGAAACTCACCGCGCGGCTCATGGGCTTGCTGCTGGCGGCGGTGGCGGTGCAATTTGCCCTCAATGCGCTGCGCCAACTCGGGGTGCCGTTGCAGTTCTGA
- a CDS encoding response regulator: MPVPILVIDDSKAVRLIALKALAPFDCVVHEATNGFTGLFALERTQAKLLVIDVSMPTMDGLEMLTMLKSHPELSKLPVIMLTSTTDHKVLPKITALGVNGQVRKPFTPEALVSAIKAVIPLKPAKSA, encoded by the coding sequence ATGCCCGTTCCTATTCTTGTCATTGATGATTCCAAAGCGGTGCGCCTGATCGCCCTAAAAGCCCTCGCGCCCTTCGACTGCGTGGTTCACGAGGCGACCAACGGTTTCACCGGGCTGTTCGCCCTGGAGCGCACCCAGGCAAAACTGCTGGTCATCGACGTCAGCATGCCGACCATGGACGGCCTGGAAATGCTCACCATGCTCAAATCCCACCCCGAGCTGAGCAAACTCCCCGTGATCATGCTCACGTCCACGACCGACCACAAAGTGCTTCCGAAAATCACGGCGCTGGGGGTTAACGGCCAGGTCAGGAAACCGTTCACGCCGGAGGCGTTAGTCTCGGCCATAAAGGCGGTTATCCCATTAAAACCGGCGAAGTCAGCCTAA
- a CDS encoding glutamine synthetase beta-grasp domain-containing protein, producing the protein MAKYKLEYIWLDGYKPVANLRSKTQIKEFAAFPKLEELPLWGFDGSSTQQAEGRSSDCVLKPVAIYPDATRTNGALVMCEVMMPDGKTPHISNSRATIVDDPDTWFGFEQEYFFYQDGRPLGFPEGGYPAPQGPYYTGVGFKNVGDVARQIVEEHLDLCLEAGINHEGINAEVAKGQWEFQIFGKGSKRAADEVWVARYLLIRLCEQYQIDVEFHCKPILGAYQQALDWNGSGMHANFSTKFMREVGGKDYFEKLMAAFSKYCAEHIAVYGPDNHLRLTGLHETQSIDKFSYGIADRGASVRVPHSFVNAGYKGYLEDRRPNSAGNPYEIASRILKTIQTVPTA; encoded by the coding sequence ATGGCCAAATACAAATTGGAATACATCTGGCTCGACGGCTACAAGCCCGTCGCCAACCTGCGCAGCAAGACCCAAATCAAGGAATTCGCCGCTTTCCCGAAGCTCGAAGAACTTCCCCTTTGGGGCTTTGACGGCAGCTCGACCCAGCAGGCCGAGGGCCGCAGTTCCGACTGCGTGCTGAAGCCAGTCGCCATTTATCCCGATGCCACCCGTACCAACGGTGCCCTCGTGATGTGCGAAGTGATGATGCCGGACGGCAAAACCCCGCATATCTCCAACTCCCGCGCTACCATCGTCGACGATCCCGACACCTGGTTCGGCTTCGAGCAGGAATATTTCTTCTATCAAGACGGTCGCCCGCTCGGCTTCCCCGAGGGTGGTTATCCCGCTCCCCAAGGCCCTTACTACACGGGCGTTGGCTTCAAGAATGTGGGCGACGTTGCCCGCCAGATCGTCGAAGAGCATCTCGACCTCTGCTTGGAAGCCGGCATCAACCACGAAGGCATCAATGCCGAAGTGGCCAAGGGCCAATGGGAATTCCAAATCTTCGGCAAGGGCTCCAAGCGCGCCGCCGACGAGGTCTGGGTTGCCCGTTACCTGCTGATCCGCCTCTGCGAACAGTACCAGATCGACGTCGAGTTCCACTGCAAGCCGATCCTCGGCGCCTACCAGCAGGCCCTCGATTGGAACGGTTCCGGCATGCACGCCAACTTCTCCACCAAGTTCATGCGCGAAGTCGGCGGCAAGGACTACTTCGAGAAGCTGATGGCCGCATTCAGCAAGTACTGCGCCGAGCACATTGCCGTTTACGGTCCGGATAACCACCTCCGCCTCACCGGTTTGCACGAGACCCAGTCGATCGACAAGTTCTCCTACGGCATCGCCGACCGCGGCGCCTCCGTGCGCGTCCCCCACAGCTTCGTCAACGCCGGCTACAAGGGTTACCTCGAGGATCGCCGTCCGAACTCCGCGGGTAACCCCTACGAGATCGCCTCGCGCATCCTCAAGACCATCCAGACGGTCCCGACCGCCTAA
- a CDS encoding serine/threonine protein phosphatase codes for MQEVKDTARALVRIGYDGRVHKTFRGHQARERFENEVRVLKHLEERGCDFVPRLLESEPEILKIITTNCGIMIEHISDERMKEVFNELEAYGVRHDDAFMRNITYRKTDGRLCVIDFELATLLDPPPAPPPAPSLAP; via the coding sequence ATGCAAGAGGTCAAAGATACCGCCCGCGCCCTCGTGCGCATCGGCTACGACGGCCGGGTGCACAAAACCTTCCGCGGTCACCAGGCACGCGAGCGCTTTGAAAACGAGGTCCGCGTGCTCAAGCACTTAGAGGAGCGCGGCTGCGACTTCGTGCCCCGCCTGCTCGAATCAGAACCCGAAATCCTTAAGATCATCACCACCAACTGCGGCATCATGATCGAACACATCAGCGATGAACGCATGAAGGAGGTTTTTAACGAGTTAGAGGCCTATGGCGTCCGCCACGATGACGCCTTTATGCGTAACATCACTTACCGCAAAACCGACGGGAGGCTCTGCGTGATCGACTTCGAATTGGCCACCTTACTGGACCCACCTCCCGCTCCCCCACCCGCGCCGTCCTTGGCGCCGTGA
- a CDS encoding serine/threonine-protein phosphatase → MSSLPPSTAASPRLRWSGLTERGPVRSNNEDAFLGVTFDGRDVRYLGKTGEASMASSDFVFAVSDGMGGAKSGEFASRITIDHITRLLPKGYRLSAQGLSSGFNDLLGELFDSSHQALLKLGNAYEECAGMGATLSLCWFSPEWMYFGHLGDSRIYHLPRGGELRQLTHDHSYVGWLRRQGQLNERQCRTHPRRNVIQQALGAGHQFIEPHIGAVNYQPGDRFLLCTDGLIDGLWDHHLDDLLRHPDPAHPEKDATHRLIEQALANSGRDNTTAVVVEILAPTD, encoded by the coding sequence ATGTCGTCCCTCCCCCCATCAACCGCTGCTTCGCCCCGCCTTCGCTGGTCGGGACTGACCGAACGCGGCCCCGTGCGCTCCAACAATGAGGATGCGTTCCTCGGCGTCACCTTTGACGGTCGCGATGTACGTTACCTTGGCAAAACCGGCGAAGCCTCCATGGCCTCCAGCGACTTTGTTTTTGCGGTAAGCGACGGCATGGGCGGCGCAAAATCCGGCGAATTTGCCAGCCGCATCACCATCGACCACATCACCCGGCTCTTGCCCAAAGGTTACCGCCTGTCCGCCCAGGGCCTGAGCAGCGGCTTCAACGACCTGCTGGGTGAACTCTTTGACTCCAGCCACCAGGCGTTGCTCAAACTCGGCAACGCCTACGAGGAATGCGCGGGCATGGGCGCGACCTTGAGCCTATGCTGGTTCTCTCCCGAATGGATGTACTTCGGCCACTTGGGCGACAGCCGCATCTACCACCTGCCGCGCGGGGGTGAGCTGCGCCAACTCACTCACGACCACAGCTATGTCGGCTGGCTGCGCCGCCAGGGCCAGCTCAACGAGCGCCAATGCCGCACCCACCCGCGCCGCAATGTGATCCAGCAGGCCCTCGGCGCTGGACACCAATTTATCGAGCCGCACATTGGCGCGGTTAACTACCAGCCCGGCGACCGCTTCCTGCTGTGCACCGACGGCCTCATCGACGGCCTTTGGGATCACCACCTCGACGACCTGTTGCGTCACCCCGATCCCGCCCACCCCGAAAAGGACGCCACGCATCGGCTGATTGAGCAGGCGCTGGCTAACTCAGGTCGGGACAACACCACGGCCGTGGTCGTCGAAATCCTCGCGCCCACGGACTGA
- a CDS encoding TonB-dependent receptor, with amino-acid sequence MVNFSGSQERGVFTLKFLQTSFLLGAVAVAPFTVLAGAAPVEKLANLELEQLMQMPVESVTGASKYDQSIRQAPASVTVLTAADIRNYGWRTLADALRSAPGFHIRSDRFYDYIGNRGFTRSFDYNSRTLVLVDGHRINDAIYQQGSVGTEFLLDPDLIDRIEIIRGPGSSVYGSSAFYGAINIIPKKGRELAGGQASVSVDSSPGAKGRVSVGNRTPGGVEYLVSATASDSRGESNFALPQAWRDATGSNAEKSTDNDGTTQRQAYARVAWRGLESEAAYGKRQKDVLPTVYITQLDPKASAIDERGYWLLRATGQPLPDATLTAKTGVDYYHYDGQFLNLVEPDTTNTTSAHFDQHHSTATAASLNNEVRWHQLFVEGHSLLLGIELQNNLKQETDNTNLTHPDDSSPSTRASTSNISPFAQVDYQLLKPLRLSLGARYDNYSTGESAVTPRTGLIWDATRSTTVKLLYGEAFRVPNLEERNPTEPSVTVNPNLGPEKNQSWELSCDQRFSSVWAADARLYYTQSTDLILDYANTSNFTTQGSELGGTARFDSGLHLRASASLQQTQDEATSRDVGDAPQLLGKLNATAPVYGNWLRASTELQYVGARYDFSTARSKMNDYVVVNCTLRAAPVWQRWEISLSVYNVANSRWSDAKNDGTIISPPRTVILRLVRNF; translated from the coding sequence ATGGTGAATTTTTCAGGATCTCAAGAACGCGGCGTCTTTACCCTGAAATTTCTGCAAACCTCATTTCTGCTCGGCGCCGTCGCCGTCGCCCCCTTCACCGTTCTAGCGGGCGCGGCCCCGGTCGAAAAATTGGCTAATCTAGAGCTTGAGCAACTCATGCAGATGCCCGTCGAGTCCGTCACCGGCGCATCCAAATACGATCAATCCATCCGCCAAGCTCCAGCCAGCGTCACCGTACTCACCGCGGCCGACATCCGCAATTACGGCTGGCGCACCTTGGCCGACGCCTTGCGCAGCGCCCCCGGCTTCCACATCCGCAGCGACCGCTTTTACGATTACATCGGCAACCGCGGTTTCACCCGCTCCTTTGACTACAACTCGCGCACCCTCGTGCTCGTCGACGGCCACCGCATCAACGACGCCATTTACCAACAGGGCTCGGTGGGCACCGAGTTTTTGCTCGATCCCGACCTCATCGACCGCATCGAAATCATCCGCGGCCCCGGCTCGTCGGTCTACGGCAGCAGCGCCTTCTACGGGGCGATCAACATCATCCCAAAAAAAGGCCGCGAGTTGGCCGGTGGACAGGCCTCCGTCAGCGTCGACTCATCCCCCGGGGCCAAGGGCCGCGTGTCCGTGGGCAACCGCACGCCGGGCGGGGTCGAGTACCTGGTCTCGGCCACCGCCAGCGACTCGCGCGGCGAGAGCAATTTTGCCCTGCCGCAAGCCTGGCGCGATGCCACCGGCTCCAACGCAGAGAAGTCCACGGACAACGACGGCACGACCCAGCGCCAGGCCTACGCCCGCGTCGCCTGGCGCGGACTGGAGAGCGAAGCCGCCTACGGAAAGCGCCAAAAGGACGTACTGCCGACCGTTTACATCACCCAGCTAGACCCCAAAGCCAGCGCCATCGACGAGCGCGGCTACTGGCTGCTGCGCGCCACCGGCCAGCCCCTGCCTGACGCCACCCTCACCGCCAAAACCGGCGTGGATTACTACCACTACGACGGCCAGTTCCTGAACCTCGTAGAACCCGACACCACCAACACCACTAGCGCCCACTTCGACCAGCATCACTCCACCGCCACCGCCGCTTCACTCAACAACGAGGTGCGCTGGCATCAGCTCTTCGTCGAAGGCCATAGCCTGCTGCTCGGCATCGAACTTCAAAACAATCTCAAGCAGGAGACCGACAACACGAACCTCACCCACCCCGACGATTCCTCGCCGTCCACGCGCGCGTCCACCTCCAACATCAGCCCCTTCGCTCAAGTCGATTACCAGCTGCTTAAACCGCTGCGGCTTTCGCTCGGCGCACGCTACGACAACTACAGCACGGGCGAGAGCGCGGTGACCCCGCGCACCGGCCTGATTTGGGACGCCACCCGCAGCACCACGGTCAAACTGCTCTACGGCGAAGCCTTCCGAGTACCCAACCTCGAAGAGCGCAACCCCACGGAGCCCTCGGTGACGGTCAACCCCAACCTCGGACCCGAAAAAAACCAGAGCTGGGAGCTCAGTTGCGACCAGCGCTTCTCGAGCGTGTGGGCCGCCGATGCACGGCTATACTACACCCAGTCCACCGACCTGATCCTCGACTACGCCAACACCTCCAATTTCACCACCCAGGGCAGCGAACTGGGCGGCACCGCCCGCTTCGACTCCGGCCTGCACCTGCGCGCCTCGGCCTCCCTCCAGCAAACCCAGGACGAGGCCACCTCGCGCGATGTGGGCGACGCCCCGCAACTGCTCGGCAAACTCAACGCCACCGCCCCCGTTTATGGCAACTGGCTGCGCGCCTCCACCGAACTGCAGTACGTCGGTGCACGCTACGATTTCAGCACTGCACGCTCGAAGATGAACGACTACGTGGTGGTGAACTGCACGCTGCGCGCCGCGCCGGTGTGGCAACGCTGGGAAATTTCGCTCTCGGTTTACAACGTGGCCAACTCACGTTGGTCTGACGCCAAAAACGACGGCACCATCATCTCCCCACCGCGCACGGTCATCCTGCGTTTGGTCCGTAATTTCTGA
- a CDS encoding YfiR family protein: MVRFACRSALALFWLGVPALVPCLRAAPQANSVAIDTDTATAAYLLNFVRFTEWPASASAGTSRPSSASEPYVIGVSGSRPLRDTLIRLVEGQQVRGHPVQVLRIKDETDLAECHLVYLNPSLDDEGQGVPIPTALEALRGKSVLTISPATDFLVQGGLVQLYRADSYLRFDIAGAAARAAGLNLNSRILALARPVPVSR, encoded by the coding sequence ATGGTTCGCTTTGCCTGCCGCAGCGCACTTGCCCTGTTCTGGCTGGGCGTGCCCGCCCTCGTCCCGTGCCTGCGCGCGGCCCCGCAGGCCAACTCGGTCGCGATCGACACCGACACGGCCACCGCCGCCTACCTGCTCAACTTCGTGCGCTTCACCGAATGGCCCGCCAGCGCTTCGGCTGGCACCTCGCGTCCGAGCTCGGCGAGTGAGCCCTATGTGATCGGCGTGTCCGGCAGCCGACCGTTACGCGATACGCTTATCCGCCTCGTCGAGGGCCAGCAGGTTCGCGGACACCCCGTGCAGGTCCTGCGGATTAAGGACGAGACCGACCTCGCCGAGTGCCACCTGGTCTACCTCAATCCCTCGCTCGACGATGAGGGCCAGGGCGTGCCGATCCCGACTGCGCTCGAGGCATTGCGGGGCAAATCCGTACTCACCATCTCGCCTGCCACGGACTTCCTTGTCCAAGGTGGACTCGTGCAACTGTACCGAGCGGATTCGTATCTGCGCTTCGATATCGCTGGTGCGGCAGCTCGCGCCGCCGGCCTCAACCTCAACTCCCGAATTCTGGCCCTAGCCCGGCCCGTACCGGTTAGCCGATGA
- a CDS encoding HAMP domain-containing protein: MKTIPPLTHSIRRHVLSFALLTCACVLLPVGGGLFTYHYQQTQARLSDSLAATARITAVNVAAALAFNDSTTATELLHSLSHDPLITCAKIEDTNHALFALYLSPLAPVNTTCAEFCDKVNPYKTAIPIVHDGVTYGLLTVAADIRSELRQAIVTWGSVCAAAFLLAGTAVFFIARRFQRQIAQPITELAATALRVAHERDFATRAPVTGCSEVIELSIAINLMFTEIARRDARLARQVYKLNREIEEREAAEEALRHNQHAMSQLAREAGMAEVASGVIHNIGNTLTSISISSDLVATRLANTRRRSLATLSQLLAPASTQTAAVFSAHADGAELRTLLAQITAALATDLTETTRLVEILQAGNSHLKRIVASQQSLARTHRHCEFFILREALQEALLLARTIARQPCVIAGCPLDATCGRNGDCLRSGPHSSIDECALDATEVYADRNLVVQILVNLLINAHDAIATHTPAAPLISLTIGPAHGGLLSLTVTDNGEGIAEDKLLSLFTYGYTTKVSGNGFGLHNSANAARMMGGELFVSSPGPGLGATFTLRLPVHSND, encoded by the coding sequence ATGAAGACGATTCCACCCCTGACACACTCGATCCGCAGGCATGTGCTGAGCTTCGCCCTGCTCACCTGCGCCTGCGTGCTGTTACCCGTGGGAGGTGGACTATTTACCTACCACTATCAACAAACCCAGGCCCGCCTGAGTGATTCCCTGGCCGCCACCGCCCGCATCACCGCAGTCAACGTGGCTGCCGCACTCGCCTTCAACGACTCCACGACTGCCACCGAACTACTCCATTCGCTCAGCCACGACCCGCTGATTACCTGCGCGAAGATCGAAGATACGAACCACGCACTGTTCGCTCTCTACCTCAGCCCACTTGCTCCAGTAAATACGACCTGCGCTGAATTCTGCGACAAAGTTAACCCCTATAAAACGGCGATTCCCATCGTCCACGACGGGGTAACCTATGGGCTCCTCACGGTCGCTGCCGACATCCGCAGCGAGCTGCGCCAAGCGATCGTGACCTGGGGAAGTGTGTGTGCGGCGGCATTCCTACTGGCTGGAACGGCGGTCTTTTTTATCGCGCGGCGTTTCCAACGCCAGATCGCCCAACCCATCACGGAGCTAGCCGCCACCGCACTGCGCGTGGCGCATGAACGCGATTTCGCAACCCGGGCTCCGGTGACGGGTTGCAGCGAAGTCATCGAGTTGTCCATCGCCATCAACCTGATGTTTACCGAGATCGCGCGCCGCGACGCCCGGCTCGCACGGCAAGTCTATAAACTCAACCGCGAGATCGAGGAGCGTGAGGCCGCCGAGGAGGCGCTACGCCACAACCAGCACGCCATGAGCCAACTCGCCCGTGAAGCCGGCATGGCCGAGGTCGCCTCCGGGGTGATCCACAATATCGGCAACACCCTGACGAGCATCAGCATTTCCAGCGACTTAGTAGCGACCCGGCTGGCCAACACCCGCCGCCGCTCGCTGGCCACGTTGAGCCAGTTGCTCGCCCCCGCCTCAACGCAAACGGCGGCCGTTTTCAGCGCCCATGCCGACGGCGCCGAACTCCGCACGCTGTTGGCGCAAATCACCGCAGCTCTGGCCACCGATTTGACCGAAACCACCCGGCTGGTCGAAATCCTGCAAGCCGGCAACAGCCACCTCAAACGCATCGTCGCCAGCCAGCAGTCGCTCGCCCGTACCCACCGCCACTGCGAGTTTTTTATATTACGCGAGGCGCTTCAGGAAGCCCTTCTGCTCGCCCGCACCATCGCGCGTCAACCGTGTGTCATCGCTGGGTGCCCGCTCGATGCCACGTGCGGCCGAAATGGAGACTGCCTGCGCAGCGGGCCCCACAGCTCAATCGACGAGTGTGCGCTCGACGCCACTGAAGTTTACGCCGACCGCAACCTGGTGGTGCAAATCCTCGTCAACCTGTTGATCAACGCCCACGACGCCATCGCCACTCACACACCGGCTGCCCCACTCATTTCCCTGACCATCGGACCGGCCCACGGCGGCCTACTGAGCCTCACCGTGACGGACAACGGCGAAGGCATAGCGGAGGACAAACTCCTGAGCCTGTTCACCTATGGCTACACCACTAAGGTAAGCGGCAACGGGTTTGGGCTTCACAACTCGGCCAATGCCGCCCGAATGATGGGCGGCGAGCTTTTCGTCAGCAGCCCAGGCCCCGGACTTGGGGCCACGTTCACGCTTCGACTTCCCGTTCATTCCAACGATTAA